The sequence aaaaagttatttgtttgacttaaatatgatccgcggatgaattacctaaaacgtcAGGGGGTTTTCAAAAAactaaaataacggttcgggtgtgacttaaatccagacggcgggttgatttcaagaaaacacAGGAACTTTTGTGCAAAATACGAAAAAATGATTCGTTTtgacttaaaacaggactgcgtgTTGAATTCTATGAAATAGaaggacttttctgaaaaatgtcATGACAGACGAAAGAAATCCAATttactttattattaggtaaagataaagatatacATATACGCAGACGGTTTGAAATCGGAACCGATACAAACTCTTCTTTTTAGTTGCAACCGTCACAAACTAAGACTGTAGTTTAAACCATATTTAAACAAATACATTTTCTCTAATTCCAAATAAGAGTTGAACAGTCAAATCTATACCTCTCTCCCTACTAATAAAGCAGCGACTGATTCTGGTCGTACGTCGTGcttttttgcaaaaaagtccccCTGCTTCTGAGAAATTAACCCGCAGTCCTATTTTAAGTGGGTATGAGAAACcgttttgtttttgcagaaacaCCCCTGCATTTGAGAGTATTCGGTCCGTGATCCATATGTGTATTATTTTGCAGGGGCAGCCTGGCAGGGAGGGGAGGCGACGCTGCGCTCCGGATGCGGCAGGGAGGCGGAAGCCCCGCGAGGAGATGAAGGAGCAGAAAATGAAGAGGCATGGAGGAGAGGAGGGCGAGCGGGAAGGGCTGGGGCGTCGCCCACGACGCCGAGCTTGACGGCGGCCTTGCTGTGGCGCAGCCGGCGAGGACCtgtcggatctggccggatccggtggGATACGGCGCGCATGCGGCGGATCTGAAAGGAAGGCGACCGGGGCGTGGAGTACGATGGCTGACATGCGCGGCATGGCCGAAGCCGACGAGagaagagagagatggagagaaaagAGAGGACGGGAAGGAGACGAGACGCCAGAGGAGAGAGAAGGGGGTGGTGGTCACTTCAACGGGCTGCAGCGCGGCGCCGCCCCGGCCGCTGAGCCTGCCCGACCGCCCCGTCGCCAAGTCGCCACCCCACTGACTGCCCTGGGCTCGCCCTTTAAACCAATTCAGAGCCAGCGATTGTTGCCCACATCGCCGAACCTGGCTCCCCTTCTCCACCCCAGCAAGCACGCGCGCTTGAAGGCGCCCAGGAGCTCGCCGGCAACACTCAGCAGACGCAGGAGAGCTGCGTGCCTGGTGCGTGTGAATGTGTGGACGCGAGGCATTGGAGGCCTCAGCAAGGTTTGGTTTTGGCTCCAATTTTTTTTCAgaatcatatgctaatcttatctAATGGTCGTTTCTGTTGCAGTTAACAAATTATATTGCCCTGTACTACTTTTTAACAAATTGGCTCCTACAAAGACTAATGGAAGGATCATCAGACCAACGTAGTCAAATTGTCTGCTTCAAATTTTAGTGTACCTTGCAATATCATTTTTCTCACAACTGATGAAATTCAGAGCATCTAAGTCTTAAATTTATCTACTAAAATATTGATGTGTATCATTCATGTTGTCCGGTAAGTTGAGATTCGCATTGCTTAATTATGTGATTACAGTTTTGGAGCTGATCAGTAGCACGCTGACATGCATCAGGAAGCCGACGGACAGCCATAGTAGGAAGGCGTGGATCTTGAGCTGCAGCGACAACGACAACTTGGGCGTTACCTGCAAAAATACAACAGTTCAAGGGTTCAACCAAGTGTAAGTTTGATTCAGTCAATTATTGCAGTTCTGCACTGAAACATTCAGATTCTTGCATCCAAAGTTAGATAGGAACAGGGAAAGAATCTCCAACGCTTATTTACATGGGAAAGAACACTCTTTAACTTTGGTTCAGATCATCAGTCTATCTGAAGCACCATAGATTGAGTTTGCAAGCAAAAGGATCACACAATCTGACAGTACAAGGAGCAGTCTTTTTCTTCACATCTTTGTTTTAGCTTGCATCTGACACTTATGTGCTCCAAGATTAGGCAACCAAAACTGAACTTATGACTACATGAGTGCATGAAAAGCTGTTAATATCTCTTATTTGACTAATCTTTGGATTGGTCGGAGACGAGATTCTCTGGCTTTGGGGATGGCCCTTTGGGGTTCTATCAGGGTTCTATTCATGTCCACTAGGCACTTCTCAACACTTCCATAGTTATTCTAGAACCTCTTTAAATTTGCAATGCTCATCAGATTGTACACGTTTTGCAGTCAACTATTCAGACTATTGACTAGGGACGATATTTTCAGTCCTACTGAATCTGCAAAGGATGAGCCAAGCCAAGATTAATTATGGTTTTGGTAAATTGCATCGGTTTAGTTATGTACCTGCTCCTTAGATGACTGTGTATTTGTGATT comes from Triticum aestivum cultivar Chinese Spring chromosome 5B, IWGSC CS RefSeq v2.1, whole genome shotgun sequence and encodes:
- the LOC123112940 gene encoding uncharacterized protein isoform X2, whose amino-acid sequence is MADMRGMAEADERRERWREKRGREGDETPEEREGGGGHFNGLQRGAAPAAEPARPPRRQVATPLTALGSPFKPIQSQRLLPTSPNLAPLLHPSKHARLKAPRSSPATLSRRRRAACLLTNYIALYYFLTNWLLQRLMEGSSDQRSQIVCFKF
- the LOC123112940 gene encoding uncharacterized protein isoform X1, producing the protein MADMRGMAEADERRERWREKRGREGDETPEEREGGGGHFNGLQRGAAPAAEPARPPRRQVATPLTALGSPFKPIQSQRLLPTSPNLAPLLHPSKHARLKAPRSSPATLSRRRRAACLVRVNVWTRGIGGLSKLTNYIALYYFLTNWLLQRLMEGSSDQRSQIVCFKF